Part of the Gloeocapsa sp. PCC 73106 genome, CCTCTAATTAACAGACAGTCTCCCGTTAGTAATCTGTCCTTACCTACCAAATAAGTCATGTGACTATCAGTATGTCCTGGTGTGGCGATCGCCTTAATGCTTACTTCCCCGATCATTAGCGTTTCTCCGTTTTTGATCTGTCTATCAGCGCATTGAACCTGAGCTTTTTCTGGTACAACACCATGGCAGTTAGTAAGAGAACGCAATTTACTAGTTCCAGTAACATGATCGGCGTGAACATGGGTTTCTAGAGAGAAATTTAGCTTTAAGCCTAATTCTGTTAACAATTTAACATCTCTTGCAACCTGTTCTAATACTGGATCTACTAAGATCGCGAATTGCGTCTGTTGACTGGCGATTAGATAAGTGTAAGTGCTAGATTCTTGGTCAAATAGTTGACGAAATAACATATTTTAACCTCATAAAAGACATGAAAGCTATTGTCATATAACATTACGTCGTGATCAAAGAAGAAAATTAGCTAAAAAAGAAGGAAGGAAGGATGAGAGCGATCGCCTTGGACAAGTTGGTACTATTTAATTTGACATCTCTTGCTATTTGTTCTAATTCTAACCTCATAAAAGACATGAAAGCTATTGTCATGATTCATTTAATTAAAAATTAACCGTTAGTTTTTGATAAGCTTGAGTGGGACAAATATTGTAAACCTTAGTAACATAAAAGAGTTCGATGATAAATGTTGTTAAGCGCCAACGATCGCTCGGACAGATAGTAAAAAGTCTATTGGCGATCGCTTTGAGTATTACCTTTTTCTTTGTTGACAGCTTATGCTTTAGCCATATAGCTTTAGCACAAACCAATGATGCACCGGCAAAGACTACACCCACACCCTCCAGTAAACCCAACATTGTTGTTATTTGGGGAGATGATATCGGTCGAAGCGATCTGAGTATCTTTACTAAAGGCATGATGGGCTTTAAAACCCCCAATATTGACCGTATCGCCTCTGAAGGGGTCCTTTTTACCGATTATTACGGCGAGCAAAGTTGTACCGCCGCGCGTTCTGCCTTTATTACCGGACAAAGTGTATTTCGGACAGGCTTAAGTAAAGTCGGGCTTCCTGGGGCGGATACTGGCTTACAAGCTGAAGATCCCACCATTGCGGAAATGCTCAAGCCATTAGGCTATGCTACTGCCCAATTCGGTAAAAATCACCTCGGAGATAAAGACGAGTTTTTACCCACCAATCATGGATTTGATGAGTTTTACGGAAATCTCTACCATTTAAACGCAGAGGAAGAACCAGAACTTCCTGATTATCCTAAACCTGATGACTTTCCTGATTTTCGCGAGAACTATGGACCTCGCGGTGTCATTCACAGTTTTGCGGGTGGACCCATCGAAGATACAGGGCCTTTGACTAAAAAACGAATGGAAGTGATTGATGACGACGTTGCTAACCGTTCTGTAGAATATATCAAAAAACAAGCAGCAGCCGGTGAACCCTTCTTCATGTGGACTAATTTCACCCATATGCACTTCCGTACCCATACTAAACCCGAAAGTTTAGGACAAGCCGGACGTTGGCAGTCTCCCTATCATGACACCATGATTGACCACGACAAAAATGTGGGTCAAATTTTAGATGCTTTGGATGAAACCGGACTCAGCGAAAATACCATTGTTATCTATAGTACCGATAACGGCCCTCATATAAACACTTGGCCGGATGCGGCGATGACCCCCTTCCGAGGAGAAAAAAATACGGCTTGGGAAGGAGGTTTCCGAGTGCCTTTAATGATACGCTGGCCAGGTCATATTCCAGCAGGAACTGTCTTCAATGACACGATATCCCATCTTGACTGGATGCCCACCTTACTCGCCGCCGCAGGTGATCCTAAGATTAAAGAAAAATTACTCAAAGGATATCGAGTCGGAAGTAGATCCTATAAGGTACATCTCGATGGTTACAACTTCTTACCCTATCTAAGCGGTGAAACTAGTGAAAGCCCTCGTGAAGAATATTTCTACT contains:
- a CDS encoding MBL fold metallo-hydrolase is translated as MLFRQLFDQESSTYTYLIASQQTQFAILVDPVLEQVARDVKLLTELGLKLNFSLETHVHADHVTGTSKLRSLTNCHGVVPEKAQVQCADRQIKNGETLMIGEVSIKAIATPGHTDSHMTYLVGKDRLLTGDCLLIRGCGRTDFQSGDPGVLFDSITQKLFTFPDTTLVYPGHDYRGQTVSTIGEEKAFNPRLVNQTRESFINLMNNLNLPEPQKMSEAVPANRNCGNV
- a CDS encoding arylsulfatase; this encodes MINVVKRQRSLGQIVKSLLAIALSITFFFVDSLCFSHIALAQTNDAPAKTTPTPSSKPNIVVIWGDDIGRSDLSIFTKGMMGFKTPNIDRIASEGVLFTDYYGEQSCTAARSAFITGQSVFRTGLSKVGLPGADTGLQAEDPTIAEMLKPLGYATAQFGKNHLGDKDEFLPTNHGFDEFYGNLYHLNAEEEPELPDYPKPDDFPDFRENYGPRGVIHSFAGGPIEDTGPLTKKRMEVIDDDVANRSVEYIKKQAAAGEPFFMWTNFTHMHFRTHTKPESLGQAGRWQSPYHDTMIDHDKNVGQILDALDETGLSENTIVIYSTDNGPHINTWPDAAMTPFRGEKNTAWEGGFRVPLMIRWPGHIPAGTVFNDTISHLDWMPTLLAAAGDPKIKEKLLKGYRVGSRSYKVHLDGYNFLPYLSGETSESPREEYFYFSDGGDLLALRYDNWKFHFAQQRTEGTLALWGEEFTKTRFPWLYNLRTDPYERASITSNTYWDWYLDHLYLLIPAQDFVADFLGTFKEFPPRQKAASFTIDKVLELLQKSPSS